The Desulfonatronum thiodismutans genome includes the window CCCGAACAGGCCGACATGCCCGACAACACGGCCCTGGACGCCCTGATGCACGACTCCTTCGGCATTTTCCTGCGCAACCCCGAACACGCCGCGGTCCTGCGCTTCACCGGCCAGGCGGCCCGCTGGGTGGCAAGCGAGGTCTGGCACCCGGACCAGGTCGGCGCATGGCGCGACAATGCCTACGAACTGCGCGTGCCCTACGGGGACCAGCGCGAACTGGTCATGGAAATCCTCAAGTACGGCCCGGACGTGGAGGTCCTGGCCCCGGAGGAACTGCGCCTGGCCGTGCGGGAACGGATCATGGCCGCGGCGAAACAATATTTTTAACTGGGTCAGGTTTTGAGCCTGGGCCGTGGTAGATATGGATCACGTCCATGATCCGACCGTCCGGCAATCAACACAGACCGCCGAGACGATTTGATTTTTCCGGACCAATCAGGGAACAAGGCCATGTCGCTCCCAAACGAACGGGGGCGGGCGGAAAGGCATCACTCTCTTCGAAACGGTCACTCCGGATCGCAACTTCAAATGTCCTCAGGGAGGAAAAACATGACGGACCTTGTTCCCCTGGAATCCATCACCGGCAAGATTCTTTTGCTGCGCGGCGCGAAGGTTATGCTGGATCGGGACTTGGCGGAATTGTACGGGGTGGAGACGAAAGCCTTGAAACAGGCCGTGCGCAGAAACATCGAGCGCTTTCCGAACGACTTCATGTTTGAGATGACGAAAGACGAGCAGGAAATCTTGAGGTCACAAATTGTGACCTCAAGTTGGGGCGGTACGCGCTACCTCCCCATGGCCTTCACCGAACAGGACGTA containing:
- a CDS encoding ORF6N domain-containing protein codes for the protein MTDLVPLESITGKILLLRGAKVMLDRDLAELYGVETKALKQAVRRNIERFPNDFMFEMTKDEQEILRSQIVTSSWGGTRYLPMAFTEQDVAMLSSVLNSKIGGEHALSNVCK